A genome region from Streptomyces sp. NBC_01296 includes the following:
- a CDS encoding GNAT family N-acetyltransferase has protein sequence MSITNTPKTASIDDASPIGRTLARAFDDDPMMRWFFPDDATREAGLGRYFSTIFTRQYGRHGVCERTGAAAAFWVPPGAQDKAVPDAETIRELEEILGDRAPLFREGVAAAAGHGPQEPHWYLAVVGADPAAQGQGHGAALLRSGLAKADAAGLPTYLESSKPSNLPVYEHFGFTVLGQFRLPGGGPTLWSMRREARRPADA, from the coding sequence ATGTCGATAACAAACACCCCCAAGACGGCATCGATCGACGACGCTTCACCGATCGGCCGCACCCTGGCCCGCGCCTTCGACGACGACCCGATGATGCGCTGGTTCTTCCCCGACGACGCCACGCGCGAGGCGGGGCTGGGCCGCTACTTCAGCACGATCTTCACCCGGCAGTACGGCCGGCACGGCGTATGCGAACGCACCGGGGCGGCGGCAGCCTTCTGGGTGCCGCCGGGCGCGCAGGACAAGGCCGTTCCCGACGCGGAGACCATCCGGGAGCTCGAGGAGATCCTGGGCGACCGGGCTCCGCTGTTCCGCGAAGGCGTGGCGGCGGCCGCCGGGCACGGACCGCAGGAGCCGCACTGGTACCTGGCCGTGGTCGGCGCAGACCCGGCCGCGCAGGGTCAGGGACACGGAGCCGCCCTCCTGCGCTCGGGCCTCGCCAAGGCCGACGCGGCCGGCCTGCCGACGTACCTGGAGTCCTCCAAGCCGTCCAACCTCCCGGTCTACGAGCACTTCGGCTTCACGGTGCTCGGCCAGTTCCGGCTCCCGGGCGGCGGACCGACCCTGTGGTCGATGCGCCGCGAGGCCCGCCGCCCGGCCGACGCCTGA
- a CDS encoding sugar ABC transporter substrate-binding protein: MNTYLGRAAVAVAASAITVSLTACGSTDEDADARPGASAAGDAVKVGLLLPEDQTARYEKFDKPLIEKEVAKFTRGKGKVVYANAKQDAAAQNSQVEAMIADKVHVLVIDAVNAKAIAGSVKKAKDAGIPVIAYDRLAEGPIDAYTSFDNEDVGKVQGKALLDALGDKAKDGHIVMMNGSVTDPNAKLFKSGAHSVLDGKVTVGKEYDTVDWKPENANANMAAAVSALGKGKIVGVYSANDGMAGGIIAALKAAGISNLPPVTGQDAELAGVQRIVAGEQYMTVYKRYAPEAAAAAEMAVALAKGEKIDGIINQIVNSPTTKAVPSVLVPGVALTRSNVKSTVVDDGVYTIDEICTDKFRAACEEIGLK, encoded by the coding sequence GTGAACACGTATCTGGGTCGAGCCGCCGTGGCAGTCGCTGCTTCCGCGATCACCGTCTCGCTCACTGCATGCGGCAGTACGGATGAGGACGCCGACGCGAGACCCGGGGCCTCCGCCGCGGGTGACGCGGTCAAGGTCGGCCTGCTGCTTCCCGAGGATCAGACGGCGCGCTACGAGAAGTTCGACAAGCCGCTCATCGAGAAGGAAGTCGCCAAATTCACGCGAGGCAAGGGCAAAGTGGTTTATGCCAACGCCAAGCAGGACGCGGCCGCCCAGAACTCGCAGGTCGAAGCGATGATTGCCGACAAGGTGCACGTCCTCGTCATCGACGCGGTGAACGCCAAGGCCATCGCCGGCTCGGTCAAGAAGGCCAAGGACGCCGGCATTCCGGTCATCGCCTACGACCGCCTGGCGGAAGGCCCGATCGACGCCTACACGTCCTTCGACAACGAAGACGTCGGCAAGGTCCAGGGCAAGGCACTGCTCGATGCGCTGGGCGACAAGGCCAAGGACGGCCACATCGTCATGATGAACGGCTCGGTCACCGACCCGAACGCCAAGCTCTTCAAGTCCGGTGCGCACTCCGTCCTCGACGGCAAGGTGACCGTCGGCAAGGAGTACGACACCGTCGACTGGAAGCCGGAGAACGCCAACGCGAACATGGCGGCCGCGGTGTCGGCGCTCGGCAAGGGAAAGATCGTCGGCGTCTACTCCGCCAACGACGGAATGGCCGGCGGCATCATCGCCGCCCTCAAGGCGGCCGGAATCTCCAACCTGCCCCCGGTCACCGGCCAGGACGCCGAACTCGCCGGTGTGCAGCGGATCGTCGCGGGCGAGCAGTACATGACGGTCTACAAGCGGTACGCGCCGGAGGCTGCTGCCGCCGCGGAGATGGCCGTTGCCCTCGCCAAGGGCGAGAAGATCGACGGAATCATCAACCAGATCGTCAACAGCCCGACCACCAAGGCGGTGCCCTCCGTCCTCGTCCCGGGCGTCGCGCTGACCAGGAGCAACGTGAAGTCCACCGTGGTCGACGACGGCGTCTACACGATCGATGAGATCTGCACCGACAAGTTCAGGGCCGCGTGTGAAGAGATCGGCCTGAAGTAG